A window from Trinickia violacea encodes these proteins:
- a CDS encoding IclR family transcriptional regulator translates to MTQTAQTTGERNALRSVSRALDVLDTLGASGTEGLTVAEIATAIDVSKSTAFALLQTLLARDYVTDVRLGGSRRYRLGFALVHLGDRAAADVGLSQVAMPVLRELTETTGLTSRLAVLDDNGYAVAISRVEAPGIVRIASALGQRELPHCSALGKSLLALLPPARVVKLLAHTGMPRRTEYTRVTPAELMKDLILVAEQGYAFDDEEDNIGVVCVGAAITNRDGEGVAAISVTTLKTGLSDDDLHALGRTLRAHAERISRMLGARSGPR, encoded by the coding sequence ATGACACAAACCGCTCAAACCACTGGAGAACGCAACGCACTTCGCAGCGTCAGCCGGGCGCTCGACGTTTTGGATACCTTGGGGGCCAGCGGCACCGAGGGGCTCACGGTTGCCGAGATCGCGACGGCGATCGACGTCTCGAAGAGCACGGCGTTCGCGTTATTGCAGACCTTGCTTGCCCGCGACTACGTCACCGACGTGCGCCTTGGCGGCTCGCGGCGCTATCGGCTCGGGTTTGCGCTCGTGCATCTCGGCGACCGGGCGGCGGCCGACGTCGGCCTGTCCCAGGTCGCGATGCCGGTGCTGCGCGAGCTGACCGAGACGACCGGCCTCACCTCCCGGCTCGCGGTGCTCGACGACAACGGCTATGCGGTGGCGATCAGCCGCGTCGAGGCGCCGGGCATCGTGCGGATCGCCTCCGCACTCGGGCAACGCGAGCTTCCGCATTGCTCCGCACTCGGCAAATCCCTGCTCGCGCTGCTGCCGCCGGCGCGGGTCGTGAAGCTGCTGGCGCATACCGGCATGCCGCGCCGCACCGAATACACCCGCGTGACGCCCGCGGAGCTGATGAAGGATCTGATCCTCGTCGCCGAGCAAGGCTACGCATTCGACGACGAAGAAGACAACATCGGCGTGGTCTGCGTCGGCGCGGCGATTACGAACCGCGATGGCGAGGGCGTGGCCGCGATCAGCGTCACCACGCTCAAGACCGGACTGAGCGACGACGACCTGCACGCACTGGGGCGCACACTGCGCGCGCATGCCGAGCGCATCAGCCGGATGCTCGGCGCGCGCTCGGGCCCGCGGTAA
- a CDS encoding MFS transporter — protein sequence MPPAFRSTPARASAAARLERLPFSGYHRTIFIIIAVAFFFDSVDLGTMTFVLGSIKKEFGLTTATTGLVASASFFGMVLGAAAAGLLADRFGRRPVFQWSMVLWGVASYLCSTAQSVDALIVYRVLLGIGMGMEFPVAQTLLSEFVPAAKRGRLIALMDGFWPLGFISAGVVSYFVLPHFGWRTVFALLAVPAIFVLIVRRIVPESPRWLEHRGRLAEADKVMARIEAKVLKATGLASLPAPSQRVEQAAARTRGAFRELWSGAYRRRTIMVWTLWFFALLGFYGLTSWLGALMQQAGFAVATSVLYTVLISLGGIPGFLCAAWLVERWGRKPTCIASLGGGGVMAYVYGQTALHAGDVTLIICAGLAMQFFLFGMWAALYTYTPELYGTGARATGSGFASAIGRVGSLIGPYAVGVVLPVFGQGGVFTLGALSFAVAALAVWIMGIETKGLALEALASADESAEAREAVTTSAYAAKLDEPR from the coding sequence ATGCCCCCCGCCTTTCGCTCGACCCCTGCGCGCGCCAGCGCCGCCGCACGCCTCGAACGTCTGCCGTTTTCCGGCTATCACCGCACGATCTTCATCATCATCGCGGTTGCGTTCTTCTTCGACTCGGTCGATCTCGGCACGATGACGTTCGTGCTCGGCTCGATCAAGAAAGAATTCGGGCTCACTACGGCAACCACCGGTTTGGTTGCGAGCGCAAGCTTCTTCGGTATGGTTTTGGGCGCCGCAGCCGCCGGTCTCCTTGCCGATCGCTTCGGGCGCCGTCCGGTGTTTCAGTGGAGCATGGTGCTGTGGGGCGTGGCGTCGTATCTGTGTTCGACGGCGCAAAGCGTCGATGCGCTGATCGTCTATCGCGTGCTGCTCGGCATCGGCATGGGGATGGAGTTTCCGGTTGCGCAAACGCTGCTGTCGGAATTCGTGCCGGCCGCCAAGCGCGGGCGGCTGATCGCATTGATGGACGGATTCTGGCCGCTCGGCTTTATCTCGGCCGGCGTGGTCTCGTACTTCGTGCTGCCGCATTTCGGCTGGCGCACCGTGTTCGCGCTGCTCGCCGTGCCCGCCATCTTCGTGCTGATCGTGCGACGCATCGTTCCCGAATCGCCGCGCTGGCTCGAACATCGCGGGCGTCTTGCCGAAGCGGACAAGGTAATGGCGCGCATCGAAGCGAAGGTGTTGAAGGCGACCGGATTGGCGTCGCTGCCCGCGCCATCGCAACGCGTCGAGCAGGCGGCCGCGCGCACGCGCGGCGCCTTCCGCGAACTCTGGAGCGGAGCCTACCGCCGCCGAACGATCATGGTCTGGACGCTGTGGTTCTTCGCGCTGCTCGGGTTCTATGGGCTCACCTCGTGGCTCGGCGCGCTCATGCAGCAAGCCGGCTTCGCGGTCGCGACTTCGGTGTTGTATACGGTGCTAATTTCTCTCGGCGGCATTCCGGGCTTTCTCTGCGCGGCGTGGCTCGTCGAACGCTGGGGACGCAAGCCGACTTGCATCGCCTCGCTCGGGGGCGGCGGCGTCATGGCCTACGTGTATGGTCAGACGGCACTGCACGCGGGCGACGTCACGCTCATCATCTGCGCCGGGCTCGCGATGCAGTTCTTCCTGTTCGGCATGTGGGCCGCGCTTTATACGTACACGCCGGAACTGTACGGCACCGGCGCGCGCGCAACCGGTTCGGGCTTTGCTTCCGCGATCGGACGCGTGGGGTCGTTGATCGGCCCGTATGCCGTCGGTGTCGTGCTGCCCGTATTCGGTCAGGGCGGGGTGTTTACGCTAGGCGCCCTGTCGTTTGCGGTCGCGGCGTTGGCCGTGTGGATCATGGGCATCGAGACCAAGGGTCTCGCGCTCGAAGCATTGGCCTCCGCCGACGAATCGGCAGAGGCCCGTGAAGCAGTCACGACATCTGCATATGCAGCGAAGCTCGACGAGCCCCGCTAG
- a CDS encoding amino acid ABC transporter permease — protein MLTTFLDLFDLHDASNYLPDLLRGALTSLELTFSILALSLPCGLLLAVAKIGRARLPRVLASVYIEVIRGTPALLQLFYIYFVLPAFGIRFAPFAAGVVGLSINYSAYLAEVYRAGIEAVPKSQIEAAKALGMSGRHTLCLIVLPQAIRIVVPPLGNYAISLFKDTSLVSIVTVKELMFTGQVVSSTNFQYVTIFTIVGALYLAFSWPSALVVHWLERKMGTARHANAAARHDPARSREGEQSYRRLDGTIGSTRR, from the coding sequence ATGCTGACCACCTTTCTCGATCTGTTCGATCTGCACGACGCGAGCAACTATCTGCCCGACCTGCTCAGGGGGGCGCTCACGAGCCTGGAGCTGACATTCAGCATCCTCGCGCTCAGCCTGCCGTGCGGCCTGCTGCTTGCCGTCGCCAAAATCGGCCGCGCGCGGCTGCCGCGCGTGCTCGCGTCGGTCTATATCGAAGTGATCCGCGGCACGCCCGCGCTGCTGCAGCTGTTCTACATCTATTTCGTGCTGCCCGCGTTCGGGATTCGCTTTGCCCCGTTCGCAGCAGGCGTGGTCGGGCTTTCGATCAACTACTCCGCGTATCTCGCCGAGGTGTACCGCGCCGGCATCGAAGCCGTGCCGAAGAGCCAGATCGAAGCGGCGAAGGCGCTCGGCATGTCCGGCCGCCACACGCTGTGCCTGATCGTGCTGCCCCAGGCCATCCGTATCGTCGTGCCGCCGCTCGGCAACTACGCGATTTCGCTCTTCAAGGACACCTCGCTCGTGTCGATCGTGACGGTCAAGGAGCTGATGTTTACAGGCCAGGTCGTCTCGTCGACGAACTTCCAGTACGTCACCATATTCACGATAGTCGGCGCGCTCTATCTGGCGTTTTCGTGGCCGAGCGCGCTCGTCGTGCATTGGCTCGAACGCAAGATGGGCACCGCCCGCCATGCGAACGCCGCGGCACGCCACGACCCGGCGCGATCGCGCGAGGGCGAACAATCCTACCGGCGGCTGGATGGCACGATCGGTTCGACACGTCGGTAA
- the betB gene encoding betaine-aldehyde dehydrogenase — protein MPSSTAYGLQRLYIGGAYVDATSGVTFDTFDPATGETLASVQQASEADIERAVQSAREGQREWAAMTAMQRSRILRRAVELLRARNDELAELEMRDTGKPIAETLAVDIVTGADVIEYYAGLATAIEGQQIPLRAESFVYTRREPLGVCAGIGAWNYPIQIACWKSAPALAAGNAMIFKPSEVTPLSASKLAEIYLEAGVPPGVFNVVQGDGRVGAWLAAHPEIAKVSFTGGVETGKKVMSLAGASSLKEVTMELGGKSPLIVFGDADLDRAADIAVTANFFSAGQVCTNGTRVFVHRSIKEAFKERVLERVKRIRVGKPSDPQTNFGPLASAAQLDKVLGYIESGKREGAHVLAGGTRLVDGEFARGQYVAPTVFGDCRDDMQIVREEIFGPVMCLLGFDDEDEVIARANHTSYGLAAGVVTENLARAHRAIHRLEAGICWINTWGESPAEMPVGGYKQSGVGRENGITTLEHYTRIKSVQVELGRYNPVF, from the coding sequence ATGCCCTCTTCCACCGCTTACGGCCTGCAACGTCTCTACATCGGCGGCGCTTATGTCGACGCCACCAGCGGCGTCACGTTCGACACGTTCGATCCCGCCACCGGCGAAACGCTCGCATCGGTCCAGCAGGCGAGCGAAGCCGACATCGAGCGCGCCGTGCAATCGGCGCGCGAAGGCCAGCGTGAATGGGCTGCGATGACCGCGATGCAGCGCTCGCGCATCCTGCGCCGCGCCGTCGAATTGCTGCGCGCGCGCAATGACGAGCTAGCCGAACTCGAAATGCGCGACACGGGTAAGCCGATTGCGGAAACGCTCGCCGTCGATATCGTCACCGGCGCCGATGTGATCGAGTACTACGCGGGTCTCGCCACCGCGATCGAGGGTCAGCAGATTCCGCTGCGTGCCGAATCGTTCGTGTATACGCGGCGCGAACCGCTCGGCGTGTGTGCGGGCATCGGCGCATGGAACTATCCGATTCAGATCGCCTGCTGGAAGTCCGCGCCCGCGCTTGCGGCCGGCAACGCGATGATCTTCAAGCCGAGCGAAGTCACGCCGCTGTCCGCTTCGAAACTCGCCGAGATCTACCTCGAAGCCGGTGTGCCGCCCGGCGTGTTCAACGTCGTGCAAGGCGACGGGCGCGTCGGCGCATGGCTCGCCGCGCATCCGGAGATCGCCAAGGTGTCGTTTACGGGCGGCGTCGAAACGGGCAAGAAGGTGATGTCGCTGGCGGGCGCGTCGTCGCTGAAGGAAGTGACGATGGAGCTCGGCGGCAAGTCGCCGCTGATCGTGTTCGGCGACGCCGATCTCGATCGCGCCGCCGACATCGCCGTCACCGCAAACTTCTTCAGCGCCGGGCAGGTGTGCACGAACGGCACGCGCGTGTTCGTGCATCGCTCGATCAAGGAAGCCTTCAAGGAGCGCGTGCTCGAGCGCGTGAAGCGCATTCGCGTCGGCAAGCCGTCCGATCCGCAGACGAACTTCGGCCCGCTCGCCAGCGCGGCGCAGCTCGACAAGGTGCTCGGCTACATCGAAAGCGGCAAGCGCGAAGGCGCGCACGTGCTCGCGGGCGGCACGCGCCTCGTCGACGGTGAGTTCGCGCGCGGCCAGTATGTCGCGCCGACCGTATTCGGCGATTGCCGCGACGACATGCAGATCGTGCGCGAGGAAATCTTCGGCCCCGTCATGTGCCTGCTCGGCTTCGACGACGAAGACGAAGTCATCGCCCGCGCGAACCATACGTCGTACGGCCTCGCGGCCGGCGTCGTCACGGAAAACCTCGCGCGCGCCCATCGCGCGATCCATCGCCTCGAAGCCGGTATCTGCTGGATCAACACCTGGGGCGAATCGCCCGCCGAAATGCCGGTGGGCGGGTACAAGCAGTCGGGCGTCGGCCGCGAAAACGGCATCACGACGCTCGAGCACTACACGCGCATCAAATCCGTGCAGGTCGAGCTTGGCCGCTATAACCCGGTGTTCTAA
- the betI gene encoding transcriptional regulator BetI, whose translation MPKVGMREVRRAQLIDATLHTIDEAGLSGTTLALVAQRANISTGIVSHYFGDKNGLIEATMRHVLRDLWAATARRRAAAKPDPRSRLRAVVAANFDVSQISAPVMKTWLAFWSQSMHEPSLKRLQHVNTRRLYSNLCAEFGKAMPRAAARRSASGLAAMIDGLWLRGALSGEPFDTKAAIRLANDYIDLLLAQHA comes from the coding sequence ATGCCCAAAGTCGGAATGCGCGAAGTGCGCCGCGCCCAATTGATCGACGCCACGCTGCACACCATCGACGAAGCCGGCCTGTCCGGCACGACGCTCGCGCTCGTCGCACAGCGCGCGAACATCTCGACCGGCATCGTCAGTCACTATTTCGGCGACAAGAACGGCCTCATCGAAGCCACGATGCGCCACGTCCTGCGCGATCTGTGGGCCGCCACGGCGCGGCGGCGCGCCGCGGCGAAGCCCGATCCGCGCTCGCGCTTGCGCGCCGTCGTCGCCGCGAATTTCGACGTGAGCCAGATCAGCGCTCCGGTGATGAAGACGTGGCTCGCGTTCTGGTCGCAAAGCATGCACGAGCCGTCGCTGAAGCGCCTGCAGCACGTGAACACGCGCCGCCTCTATTCGAATCTGTGCGCGGAGTTCGGCAAGGCGATGCCGCGTGCCGCCGCGCGGCGCTCGGCGAGCGGTCTCGCCGCGATGATCGACGGGCTCTGGCTGCGCGGCGCGTTAAGCGGCGAGCCGTTCGATACGAAGGCCGCGATCCGTCTCGCCAACGACTACATCGATTTGCTGCTCGCCCAACACGCGTAG
- a CDS encoding substrate-binding periplasmic protein gives MRKTTLVFASILTGLVTLSNAHAADSGGISGVRFDGGDGSYARAIQNGITLVIAPDPPSTFQDEKTHAYDGADVRIFREVVKRLGITKVTWDIVPFDAMIPALLARRADVIVDNLHENEKRLRVVAFTSPAYWYGSGIAVQRGNPSKIHGWDDFAGHTVGTVRGSINHQLLEGRKDLKELKLYTSNEAEFSDLIAGRIDVAMEDDIKIGQFLKQHPSAAMEMVTDYKPLPQEYGYARYALRKGDVDLNDAVSRALDEIRADGTLASIIKQFGYSDRNLWYFPVKN, from the coding sequence ATGCGCAAAACTACGCTGGTGTTTGCTTCGATATTGACGGGGCTTGTCACGTTGTCCAATGCTCATGCGGCTGATAGCGGCGGAATCAGCGGCGTGCGCTTCGATGGCGGAGACGGTTCCTACGCGCGCGCGATCCAGAACGGCATCACGCTCGTCATCGCGCCCGATCCGCCATCGACCTTCCAGGACGAAAAAACGCACGCGTACGACGGCGCCGACGTGCGCATCTTTCGCGAAGTCGTGAAGCGGCTCGGCATCACCAAGGTCACCTGGGACATCGTGCCGTTCGACGCGATGATTCCGGCCCTGCTCGCCCGCCGCGCCGACGTCATCGTCGACAACCTGCACGAGAACGAGAAGCGGCTGCGCGTCGTGGCGTTCACCAGCCCGGCGTACTGGTACGGATCGGGCATCGCGGTACAGCGCGGCAATCCGTCGAAGATTCATGGGTGGGACGACTTCGCCGGCCATACCGTCGGCACGGTGCGTGGGAGCATCAATCACCAACTGCTCGAAGGGCGCAAGGACCTGAAGGAACTCAAGCTCTACACGAGCAACGAGGCGGAGTTCTCGGATTTGATCGCGGGGCGAATCGACGTCGCGATGGAAGACGACATCAAGATCGGGCAATTCCTGAAACAGCATCCCTCTGCGGCAATGGAAATGGTGACCGACTACAAGCCGCTGCCTCAGGAATACGGCTATGCGCGCTACGCGTTGCGCAAGGGCGACGTCGACTTGAACGACGCGGTGTCGCGGGCGCTCGACGAAATTCGCGCCGACGGAACGCTGGCGTCGATCATCAAGCAGTTCGGCTATAGCGACCGCAATCTCTGGTATTTCCCGGTGAAGAACTGA
- the betA gene encoding choline dehydrogenase, producing MTAHEYDYIIIGAGSAGNVLATRLTEDAGVTVLLLEAGGPDYRFDFRTQMPAALAYPLQGRRYNWAYETDPEPHMNHRRMECGRGKGLGGSSLINGMCYIRGNALDFDGWAENKGLENWSYLDCLPYFKKSETRDIGPNDYHGGNGPVSVTTSKPGNNPLFAAMVEAGVQAGYPRTDDLNGYQQEGFGPMDRTVTPKGRRASTARGYLDQARQRPNLTIVTHATTDRILFSGKRAIGAEYLHRNERVTAHARREVLLCGGAIASPQILQRSGVGPGAWLRELDIPVVLDLPGVGQNLQDHLEMYLQYECKEPVSLYPALLKRNQPAIGIEWMLKGTGIGASNHFEAGGFIRTRDDDLWPNIQYHFLPVAINYNGSNAIEMHGFQAHVGSMRSPSRGRVKLRSRDPHEHPSLLFNYMAEPLDWREFRDAIRITREIIRQPALDRYRGRELNPGADLTTDAELDAFVRARAETAYHPSCSCAMGYDEMAVVDGEGRVHGIEGLRVVDASIMPRITTGNLNAPTIMLAEKIVDRIRGHEALARADVPYFVANGKPARRSAEARSNSGVAHAN from the coding sequence ATGACCGCCCATGAATACGACTACATCATCATCGGCGCCGGCTCGGCCGGCAACGTGCTCGCCACTCGCCTGACCGAAGACGCCGGCGTGACCGTGCTGCTGCTCGAAGCGGGCGGCCCCGACTATCGCTTCGACTTCCGCACGCAGATGCCCGCCGCGCTCGCCTATCCGCTGCAAGGACGGCGCTACAACTGGGCCTACGAGACCGATCCCGAGCCGCACATGAACCATCGCCGCATGGAGTGCGGGCGCGGCAAGGGGCTCGGCGGCTCGTCGCTGATCAACGGCATGTGCTATATCCGCGGCAATGCGCTCGATTTCGACGGCTGGGCCGAGAACAAGGGCCTCGAGAACTGGAGCTATCTCGACTGCCTGCCGTACTTCAAGAAATCCGAGACGCGCGATATCGGCCCGAACGACTATCACGGCGGCAACGGTCCGGTCAGCGTGACAACCAGCAAGCCCGGCAACAATCCGCTTTTCGCAGCGATGGTCGAGGCCGGCGTGCAAGCCGGCTATCCGCGCACCGACGACTTGAACGGCTATCAGCAAGAAGGCTTCGGCCCGATGGACCGCACGGTGACGCCGAAAGGCCGGCGCGCGAGCACCGCGCGCGGCTATCTGGACCAAGCCCGTCAGCGTCCGAACCTGACCATCGTCACGCACGCCACCACCGATCGCATCCTGTTCTCAGGCAAGCGCGCGATCGGCGCCGAGTACCTGCACCGCAACGAGCGCGTCACCGCGCACGCACGGCGCGAAGTGCTGCTGTGCGGCGGCGCGATTGCGTCGCCGCAGATCCTGCAGCGTTCAGGCGTCGGCCCCGGCGCCTGGCTGCGCGAACTCGATATCCCGGTCGTGCTCGATCTGCCCGGCGTCGGACAGAACCTGCAAGACCATCTCGAGATGTACCTGCAGTACGAGTGCAAGGAGCCGGTCTCGCTCTACCCCGCGCTCCTGAAGCGCAACCAGCCCGCGATCGGCATCGAATGGATGCTGAAGGGCACCGGCATCGGCGCGAGCAATCACTTCGAGGCAGGCGGCTTCATCCGCACGCGCGACGACGACTTGTGGCCGAACATCCAGTATCACTTCCTGCCCGTCGCGATCAACTACAACGGCTCGAACGCCATTGAAATGCACGGCTTCCAGGCACACGTCGGCTCGATGCGCTCGCCGAGCCGCGGTCGCGTGAAGCTGCGCTCGCGCGATCCTCACGAACACCCGAGCCTTCTCTTCAACTACATGGCCGAGCCGCTCGACTGGCGCGAGTTCCGCGACGCGATCCGGATCACGCGTGAGATCATCCGTCAGCCCGCGCTCGATCGGTATCGCGGCCGCGAGCTGAACCCCGGCGCCGATCTCACGACCGACGCCGAACTCGACGCATTCGTGCGCGCCCGCGCCGAAACCGCCTATCACCCGTCCTGCTCCTGCGCGATGGGCTACGACGAGATGGCGGTCGTCGATGGCGAGGGGCGCGTGCATGGGATCGAGGGCTTGCGTGTCGTCGATGCGTCGATCATGCCGCGTATCACCACGGGCAATCTGAATGCGCCGACGATCATGCTCGCCGAGAAAATTGTCGATCGCATTCGCGGACATGAAGCACTTGCGCGCGCGGATGTGCCTTATTTTGTGGCGAACGGCAAGCCCGCGCGGCGCAGTGCCGAAGCGCGCTCGAACTCCGGCGTCGCGCACGCGAATTGA
- a CDS encoding porin, which yields MVKKPYPAKAAIAGAAAILATAPAFAQSTVTLYGVVDNGIGYQNNASTLGSTSGGKSAVKMVSGVWLGDRIGFKGSEDLGGGTKAIFQLEEGFSGATGAMSVSNVMFSRQAYVGATNPTYGTLTAGRQYASYYQFLSPYSPTTWLTGFYGAHAGDVDGLDSIYRANNTLVYTSPTYYGFSASGSYSLGGVAGSFNAGSTWSVALQYSSGPLGGAVAFSRINNSTSGGGAFGAASTTSNAGAQIGVSAVTNGYQTAQAQQRFAVGGLYKFNSSWDVSATYSNVEYIPGTGSAFTNTAIFNTGGVVLHWKPAAAWDFATGYSYTRATKANGITSSAQYQQVNLSEYYSLSKRTGIYALQAYQRANGQTLGTAGAGHVIDATATIGDGFQTTPSSSRSMFAAGVGIVHRF from the coding sequence ATGGTGAAAAAACCTTACCCCGCGAAAGCGGCCATAGCCGGCGCGGCGGCGATTCTCGCAACGGCGCCTGCGTTCGCGCAGTCGACGGTCACGTTGTACGGCGTAGTCGACAACGGGATCGGATACCAAAACAATGCGTCGACACTGGGGTCGACTTCCGGCGGCAAATCGGCAGTCAAAATGGTGAGCGGCGTCTGGCTCGGCGATCGCATCGGGTTCAAAGGGAGCGAGGACCTCGGCGGCGGCACCAAGGCGATCTTCCAATTGGAAGAGGGATTTAGCGGCGCCACGGGCGCCATGTCGGTGTCGAACGTGATGTTCAGCCGCCAGGCCTATGTCGGCGCGACCAATCCCACTTACGGTACGTTGACCGCGGGGCGGCAGTACGCGTCGTACTACCAGTTCCTCTCGCCGTACAGCCCGACCACCTGGCTGACCGGGTTCTATGGCGCGCACGCGGGCGACGTCGACGGTTTGGACAGCATCTATCGCGCCAATAACACGCTCGTGTACACGTCGCCGACGTACTACGGCTTCTCGGCGTCGGGCTCGTATTCGCTTGGCGGTGTCGCGGGCAGCTTCAACGCCGGGTCGACATGGTCGGTGGCGCTGCAGTACTCGAGCGGTCCGCTAGGCGGAGCCGTTGCCTTCTCGCGCATCAACAACTCGACTTCGGGCGGCGGCGCGTTCGGCGCGGCATCGACGACCTCCAACGCTGGCGCGCAGATCGGCGTGTCGGCCGTGACGAACGGCTATCAGACCGCGCAGGCGCAGCAGCGCTTTGCCGTGGGCGGGCTCTACAAGTTCAACAGCAGCTGGGACGTCTCGGCGACCTACTCGAACGTCGAATACATTCCGGGTACGGGCTCGGCGTTCACCAATACCGCGATCTTCAATACCGGCGGCGTCGTATTGCATTGGAAGCCGGCCGCCGCATGGGACTTCGCGACGGGGTACAGCTACACGCGGGCGACGAAAGCCAACGGCATCACGAGCAGCGCGCAATATCAGCAGGTCAATTTGTCCGAGTACTACTCGCTCTCGAAGCGCACGGGCATCTACGCGCTGCAGGCGTATCAGCGCGCAAACGGCCAGACGTTGGGCACGGCTGGCGCAGGCCACGTCATCGATGCCACCGCTACCATCGGCGACGGTTTCCAGACCACGCCGTCATCGTCGCGCAGCATGTTCGCCGCGGGCGTCGGGATCGTGCATCGGTTCTGA
- a CDS encoding helix-turn-helix domain-containing protein, which yields MPPVLPEARSARRIGVVLFNGFALPGAVAITEVFHSANAFTDSADSDGARYEVCLLSAAGGRIASSSSVFVWTESVDTQRDTDDFRALFIVGGTGAANASRDDRLVAWLRRSHSRTDLLFPVAEGRLLLEAAGFGQTANGGGSGVRAAESERNVTHAAPAAEPMDPMRIAMSVVQEDLGSEAARHIADRIAPSAETKLTSNVRKNASDCVNEKIQESARWLEANGDRPIAIDDAAQIAAMSERNFLRRFKMEMGVTPSDYLTSVRLDMSCRLLVETDLPIDKIARRCGIGSGGRLSKLFRQHFETTPTQYRASKQVVGKST from the coding sequence TTGCCGCCCGTTCTGCCTGAAGCGCGCAGCGCAAGGCGTATTGGCGTGGTGTTATTCAATGGCTTTGCACTCCCGGGTGCAGTGGCAATCACAGAGGTATTCCATTCGGCGAATGCATTTACCGACTCTGCGGATAGCGATGGCGCGCGCTATGAAGTCTGTCTGTTGTCGGCGGCCGGCGGCAGAATCGCAAGCTCGTCATCCGTCTTCGTTTGGACCGAAAGTGTCGACACGCAGCGCGATACGGACGATTTCCGTGCGCTCTTCATCGTCGGCGGTACCGGGGCGGCCAATGCGTCGCGGGATGATCGCCTCGTCGCTTGGTTGCGCCGCTCCCATTCCCGAACCGATCTGCTATTCCCGGTCGCCGAGGGCCGCTTGCTCCTCGAAGCCGCTGGCTTCGGGCAAACCGCCAATGGAGGGGGCAGCGGGGTACGTGCCGCCGAGTCAGAGCGAAACGTGACCCATGCCGCTCCCGCTGCCGAGCCAATGGACCCCATGCGAATCGCCATGTCGGTGGTGCAAGAGGATCTCGGCTCGGAAGCCGCCCGTCATATCGCTGACCGAATCGCGCCGTCCGCGGAAACGAAGCTCACCTCCAACGTGCGCAAGAACGCGTCGGATTGCGTCAACGAAAAGATTCAGGAATCAGCCCGGTGGCTCGAAGCGAACGGCGACCGGCCCATCGCTATCGACGACGCCGCACAAATCGCCGCCATGAGCGAGCGAAACTTCCTGCGGCGCTTCAAGATGGAAATGGGCGTCACGCCATCGGATTACCTCACGTCCGTGCGACTCGACATGAGCTGCCGCCTGCTCGTCGAAACCGATCTGCCGATCGATAAAATTGCCAGGCGTTGCGGTATCGGCAGTGGCGGGCGGTTATCGAAGCTGTTTCGTCAGCACTTCGAAACGACTCCGACCCAATACCGCGCAAGCAAACAGGTGGTCGGCAAATCGACGTAG